One Solanum lycopersicum chromosome 2, SLM_r2.1 genomic region harbors:
- the LOC101256940 gene encoding uncharacterized protein, whose product MEPKKPSQASCSSPFQDLPFSSSSSTSLLKDISNFKTPKHSRKANFISSSPSPYRQPEFFTALKTTPVSSVRRRGSIKPSAVKSSAARRLKAFELEQSKSARKALNDKERSLKSLAKSLTVWLNFLFENPSSCGCDVTKFTGGFERSNRACIAENGKRESGPGYTVGVDVLWRGPKRQRHLLSNSEDEETTVFSDSMFSGLKDSLMEICSFDDLKERMSAYLSLGSCKEVFLTMTQVTKTIDEGRLKMRAHCPLVTDVGMKEKALKILMCYNPTWLRIGLHILLGGDTLLPNGDVNSEQEIAFLKMVLERQFFSHVGLAKTYAYNKLVEGLYRPGYYEKLGNIVLKRFLLLVLILDRVKTQSSLPLKYGIDGLDGGSPLLFSSQSDVKSSRQLINKFLPSDVMHGEGNLLAHLVIVGYKVTYQQNPLLEYQFGVADLFEDLQDGIQLCRVVQLLRHDPSILSKMVVPSDTRKKSLANCGTVLLFLQEAGVSLCDQDGTILMAEDIVGRDKELTISLLWNMFVHLQLPLLINKSLLSEEISKIQGVVKQNSNDCTHLDMLLSWIQAICGSYDLKVKNFSSLVDGKAMWCLLDYYFRKDHRCSCSYQALCETKEEVSIVSAVDYTDAVHNFILSQKLPLLLGKFPEVIQVSDILETNGACNGQSVIILLVFLSYQLLVKRNKDQLNFHKLLGFNCQSPERRRLSTNQWFMHPQAAVDKEQTHWKDGEDAARNFKAVMAWWQEMAQQNNKCFSKETSSSPKRSFILRGSNDTYKGNAAKVIQSHFRQSVQQRKYLRIKNAVYILQAAIQAWLWVKREPSIQFFGSPAYLASLCGTRSRSANFEKHAAFVIDRHAFLKLKRSVIIIQRASRDWIYRKHAPRNSLLQDLFTPTFTDAAIVIQKCIRGWIARSCLVNADQFHEVPKECEDNIHHINTEIAIQCASNEYKLSSSLHSHHFAATKIQSYYRGWLMRKKFVDQKQATIKIQSIFQSARCLRDFHSYKQETLSVITIQACIRRWIAKRDVYRHKSQIIMIQSHCRGWLTRRKLLIEKEAVIRIQTAVRSLKYRKAFLHQKHAVLEIQRFARGAITRKRLLGASCYRNVSKLGYQALELKILLQAVVKLQRWWRCKLLHAQRTKATVVIQSHVLGWIAWKRASNKERLLQAVLKLQRWWRSKLLHEQRTKAAVVIQSHILGWLVRQSISRNKDQLLQATLKLQRWWRDKLLHKQKTKAAVVIQSHVQGWKARQSASRKKHLTLLAVLKLQRWWRGKLLHKQRTKSAVVIQSHVRGWISRQSVSRNKHRIVVIQAYMKGYLARKDLRGKLLDLRLKIQKSAANVNDGMRIINRLVAALSELLNMRSVSDILHICATLNMATQHSEKCCEELVAAGAVGTLFKLIRSLSRSIPDQEVLKPALSTLRNLSRYPHLINVLIESCGSLETIVSEFLRNKEEGYFIASDLLKKIFTENKGVEAVRKSPALLKRLHNHVEELSRRAKAEKRTKPHATKEPVDKRLREAVEILELIKVSMGNPTRRLSMKV is encoded by the exons ATGGAACCGAAaaaaccgtcacaagcttcttGCTCCTCACCCTTCCAGGACCTTCCattttcttcatcatcttctacTTCTCTTCTCAAAGATATCTCCAATTTCAAAACTCCGAAGCATTCACGgaaagcaaattttatttcttcttctccttctccgtaCCGACAGCCGGAATTCTTCACTGCCTTAAAAACCACACCGGTATCCTCTGTCCGTCGCCGTGGAAGCATAAAGCCGTCTGCGGTGAAGTCGAGTGCTGCTCGAAGATTAAAGGCGTTCGAGCTCGAGCAATCAAAATCAGCACGGAAGGCGTTGAATGACAAAGAGAGATCTTTGAAATCATTAGCGAAGTCGCTAACCGTGTGGCTCAATTTCTTGTTTGAAAATCCTAGCTCTTGTGGCTGTGACGTGACGAAGTTTACTGGAGGATTTGAGAGGTCCAATAGGGCGTGTATCGCGGAAAATGGGAAGAGGGAGAGTGGGCCAGGGTACACTGTTGGAGTTGATGTGCTATGGAGAGGGCCCAAGAGGCAGAGACATTTGTTGTCGAATTCTGAAGATGAAGAGACAACAGTTTTTTCGGACTCCATGTTTTCTGGACTTAAAGATTCGTTGATGGAGATTTGCAGCTTTGACGATTTAAAGGAGAGAATGAGTGCTTATCTGAGCTTAGGAAGCTGTAAAGAAGTCTTTCTTACAATGACTCAAGTAACAAAG ACGATTGATGAAGGACGGCTGAAAATGAGAGCTCACTGTCCCCTGGTAACTGATGTTGGAATGAAGGAGAAAGCCTTGAAAATCCTGATGTGTTATAACCCCACTTGGCTTCGGATTGGATTGCACATACTCTTGGGGGGTGACACCTTATTACCGAATGGAGATGTCAATTCTGAACAAGAAATTGCTTTTTTGAAGATGGTGCTTGAGAGACAATTTTTCTCACATGTTGGTCTAGCAAAGACCTATGCTTATAACAAGTTAGTGGAGGGTTTATATAGACCTGGTTACTATGAAAAGTTAGGCAACATAGTTCTGAAGAGATTTTTGCTGCTTGTTCTCATACTAGATAGAGTCAAAACACAGAGTAGTCTGCCACTTAAATATGGTATTGATGGACTAGATGGAGGATCTCCTTTACTTTTCTCTTCACAATCAGATGTTAAATCTAGCCGTCAACTGATCAACA AATTCTTGCCATCGGATGTGATGCATGGTGAAGGTAATCTACTTGCGCATCTTGTCATCGTAGGCTATAAAGTGACATATCAACAG AATCCGTTGCTTGAGTATCAATTTGGTGTGGCTGATTTATTTGAAGACCTTCAAGATGGCATTCAACTTTGCAGAGTCGTTCAGCTCTTGCGACATGATCCTTCTATCCTCTCG AAAATGGTTGTTCCCTCAGATACTCGCAAGAAGAGTTTGGCGAACTGTGGCACTGTTCTACTATTTCTCCAGGAGGCAGGTGTATCATTGTGTGATCAAGATGGAACTATACTTATGGCAGAAGATATAGTTGGCAGAGACAAGGAGCTTACCATTTCATTGCTCTGGAACATGTTCGTGCACTTGCAG TTGCCACTTCTAATCAACAAATCACTTTTGTCCGAGGAGATTTCTAAAATCCAAGGAGTTGTTAAG CAAAACTCAAATGACTGTACTCACCTGGACATGCTCCTGAGTTGGATCCAG GCAATTTGTGGAAGTTATGATCTCAAGGTCAAAAATTTTTCATCATTGGTTGATGGTAAAGCTATGTGGTGCTTGCTTGATTATTATTTCCGCAAGGACCACCGCTGTTCCTGCTCTTATCAG GCACTCTgtgaaacaaaagaagaagTTTCCATAGTATCTGCAGTTGATTACACAGATGCAGTGCACAATTTTATTCTATCTCAAAAGCTGCCACTGCTATTGGGGAAGTTTCCAGag GTAATACAAGTCAGTGATATACTGGAAACAAACGGTGCATGCAATGGCCAGAGTGTCATTATTCTCTTGGTGTTCCTCTCGTATCAACTACTAGTAAAACGAAACAAG GATCAATTAAACTTCCACAAGTTATTGGGATTTAATTGTCAAAGTCCCGAAAGGAGACGGTTAAGCACAAATCAGTGGTTTATGCATCCCCAAGCAGCTGTAGATAAAGAACAAACACATTGGAAGGATGGTGAAG ATGCTGCCAGAAATTTTAAGGCTGTAATGGCTTGGTGGCAAGAGATGGCTCAACAAAATAACAAATGCTTTTCTAAGGAAACTTCTAGCAGTCCAAAGCGGTCTTTCATTCTTAGAGGGAGCAATGATACTTATAAAG GAAATGCTGCAAAAGTAATACAGTCACATTTCAGACAGTCAGTGCAGCAGCGTAAATATTTGAGGATTAAGAATGCTGTTTATATCTTGCAAGCTGCAATACAAGCATGGCTGTGGGTAAAGAGAGAACCATCAATTCAGTTCTTTGGTTCTCCGGCGTATCTGGCATCACTATGTG GTACAAGGAGCCGTTCAGCAAACTTTGAAAAACACGCTGCCTTTGTGATTGATAGACATGCTTTTCTTAAGTTGAAAAGATCTGTAATAATCATCCAGCGTGCCTCAAGAGACTGGATTTATCGAAAACATGCACCGCGAAATTCGTTGCTACAAGATTTGTTTACTCCAACATTCACTGATGCTGCCATTGTCATACAAAAGTGTATTCGTGGGTGGATAGcgaggtcttgtcttgtaaacGCAGACCAATTTCACGAAGTTCCTAAGGAATGTGAAGATaatattcatcatataaataCTGAGATAGCAATCCAATGTGCttcaaatgaatataaattaagcAGTTCTCTACACAGTCATCACTTTGCAGCAACTAAAATTCAAAGTTACTATCGTGGATGGttgatgagaaaaaaatttgtggATCAGAAGCAAGCAACAATAAAAATACAGAGCATTTTCCAATCTGCACGATGTTTGAGGGATTTTCATTCCTACAAACAGGAAACTCTGTCAGTGATTACAATCCAGGCTTGTATCCGCAGATGGATTGCTAAAAGAGATGTTTATAGGCATAAATCTCAAATTATTATGATTCAG AGCCATTGTCGTGGCTGGTTAACGAGGAGAAAACTGCTCATTGAAAAAGAGGCTGTTATAAGGATTCAAACTGCAGTTCGAAGCCTGAAATACCGGAAAGCATTCCTTCACCAAAAGCATGCCGTTTTGGAAATACAACGGTTTGCAAGAGGAGCCATTACTAGAAAGAGGCTCTTAG GGGCCTCTTGCTACCGTAACGTCTCAAAATTGGGTTACCAGGCTCTTGAACTTAAAATACTACTGCAAGCAGTAGTAAAGTTGCAAAGGTGGTGGCGATGTAAATTGCTTCATGCACAGAGAACAAAAGCCACAGTTGTCATCCAATCGCATGTTTTAGGATGGATTGCCTGGAAACGTGCTTCAAACAAGGAACGATTACTTCAAGCAGTATTAAAGTTGCAAAGGTGGTGGAGAAGTAAATTGCTTCATGAACAGAGAACAAAAGCAGCAGTTGTCATCCAATCACATATCCTAGGATGGTTAGTCCGGCAAAGTATTTCAAGAAATAAGGACCAATTACTTCAAGCAACATTGAAGTTGCAAAGGTGGTGGAGAGATAAATTGCTTCATAAACAGAAAACAAAAGCAGCAGTTGTCATCCAATCGCATGTCCAAGGATGGAAAGCTCGACAAAGTGCTTCAAGGAAGAAGCACCTAACGTTGCTAGCAGTATTAAAGTTGCAAAGGTGGTGGAGAGGAAAATTACTTCATAAACAGAGAACAAAATCAGCAGTTGTCATCCAATCGCATGTCCGAGGATGGATATCCCGACAAAGTGTTTCAAGAAACAAGCACCGAATTGTTGTGATCCAA GCATACATGAAAGGATACCTTGCAAGAAAAGATTTAAGAGGAAAGCTTCTTGATTTGCGtctgaaaatacaaaaatctgCTGCAAATGTTAATGATGGTATGCGCATAATAAACAGGCTTGTCGCAGCATTATCAGAACTTCTGAATATGAGAAGTGTCAGTGACATTCTTCATATCTGTGCAACTCTGA ATATGGCAACACAACATTCAGAAAAGTGTTGCGAAGAACTTGTTGCTGCGGGTGCTGTTGGTACATTGTTTAAGCTGATCCGCTCTCTCAGCCGGAGCATACCTGATCAAGAAGTTCTTAAACCTGCTCTCTCCACTCTCAGAAACCTTTCCCGATACCCACATTTGATTAATGTACTAATTGAAAGCTGTGGATCACTGGAAACAATAGTGTCGGAGTTTTTAAG AAACAAAGAAGAGGGATATTTCATTGCTTCCGACCTTCTGAAGAAGATATTCACAGAGAACAAAGGTGTTGAAGCTGTGCGCAAGTCGCCTGCTCTTTTGAAGAGACTGCACAACCATGTGGAAGAGCTTTCGAGAAGAGCAAAAGCTGAGAAGAG GACTAAACCTCACGCAACGAAAGAGCCTGTGGACAAAAGATTGAGAGAAGCTGTTGAGATATTGGAATTGATTAAAGTATCCATGGGGAATCCTACTAGACGACTCTCTATGAAGGTGTAA
- the LOC101256444 gene encoding 15.4 kDa class V heat shock protein: MEFSTFHPSTWNSFFTSPLLFPYQFIPENYVHWRETPESHIYSADLPGVKKEEIKVEVEDSSYLIIRTEAANETTEPIRSFMRKFRLPGMVDMDGISASYRDGVLTVTVPRTLVRRGFFIEPDDLTESIVNLGASAA; the protein is encoded by the exons ATGGAATTCTCAACTTTCCATCCCTCAACATGGAATTCTTTTTTCACCTCTCCTCTCCTCTTTCCCTATCAGTTCATTCCTGAGAATTATGTTCACTGGAGAGAGACCCCTGAATCTCACATATACTCTGCTGATCTTCCAg GTGTGAAGAAAGAGGAAATAAAGGTGGAAGTTGAGGATTCAAGCTACCTGATAATAAGAACTGAAGCAGCCAATGAAACAACAGAGCCAATAAGGAGCTTTATGAGGAAATTTAGGCTACCTGGAATGGTGGATATGGATGGAATTTCTGCTAGTTATAGAGATGGTGTTTTGACAGTCACAGTTCCAAGAACACTTGTGAGAAGGGGATTTTTCATTGAACCAGATGACTTGACAGAAAGCATAGTGAATCTTGGTGCTAGTGCTGCTTGA